A segment of the Hypanus sabinus isolate sHypSab1 unplaced genomic scaffold, sHypSab1.hap1 scaffold_278, whole genome shotgun sequence genome:
AATATATTccccattgttcattacagagcgTGACTGAGCTCGCGAAGAAGGGAAACCGAGCGGGCGCTTCCAAACTCCTCCTGGATCTGGTGATGGAGAGAGGCTCCGGGGCCCGGAaggtgatgtgggaatcctttgtgaaaCTGCACCACCATTTACCGAAGCTGAGCAGAATATTGAATGAAATACGGGAGCGAGGTACGGTGTACAATACACTGTGTGTTACAGATGTAAATGCTGATGAGTTTACAGTATTACACAGAACAGACTTCATGCAGGTAAATCTGTTTGAACAGGTGACGGCCAGTTCGCCTACATGGAAACTGAGCGGGATTTCTCTGAAGTGCCCAAACATCTGAAAGGTAAGCGATGGAACGGAAATCTGAAAGTCtgtatttcacactgagagtctgaatacgtctctgtagaggcctgtttagagactgtcagtctgggagacaggtttttgttgttatttcacactgagagcctgaatacgtctctttagaggcctgtttagagactgtcagtctgggagacaggtttttgttgttatttcacactgagagtctgaatacgtctctttagaggcctgtttagagacggtcagagtctgggagacaggtttttgttgttatttcactctgagagtctgaatacgtatctttagaggcctgtttagagactgtcagagtctgggagacagtttttgttattatttcacactgagagtctgaatacgtctctttagaggcctgtttagagactgtcagagtctgggagacaggttttgttgttatttcacactgagagtctgaatacatctctttagaggcctgtttagagactgtcagagtctgggagacaggtttttcttgttatttcacactgagagtctgaatacgtgtctgtagaggcctgtttagagactgtcagagtctgggagacaggttttgttgttatttcacactgagagtctgaatacatctctttagaggcctgtttagagactgtcagagtctgggagacaggtttttgttgttatttcactctgagagtctgaatacgtgtctttagaggcctgtttagagactgtcagagtctgggagacaggtttttgttgttatttcactctgagagtctgaatacggttctttagaggcctgtttagagactgtcagagtctgggagacaggtttttgttgttatttcactctgagagtctgaatacatctctttagaggcctgtttagtGACTGTTAGAGTCTGAGAGACAGGTTTTGTTGCTGTGGCTGGAGGACACGAAGCAATTTGCATTTGTCACAACACCTTTTCTGTGGGGCCGAGTATCTGGAGATTTGACAAAACTGAAGCCAAACCATTCCAATTGGAACATCCAACTCCAGCAAGGGAAATCTCGCACATCTGATCCAAAGTGGAGCCGAGATTTGTTGTTATTCCTCCATACGAAcatgacatgggagcagaattcggccattcagccattcagtctgctccgccattccatcatggctgatccccgaTTCCACGCaacaccatacacctgccttctcgccatatcctttgatgccctgaccgatcaggaacttCTGCCTTCATTACATCCATGGactcggcctccactgcagtctgaggCAGAGCCTTACAGACAGTCATAATTCTCTGGCTCAAAGAGTCCTCCTTACCTGTTGTAAAggatcgcccctcaattttgaggccctGGCCCCTAGTTCTGGATGCacctgccacaggaaacatcctttccacatccaccctatctggtcctttcaacattctgcaGGTTTAAAAGAGATTCCCTTGCATTCcttaaaattccagtgagtacaggcccaaagttgccaaaacacacctcatatgttaactccttcattcccggaatcatcctcttgAATCTCCTtgggactctctctaatgaccaCACATCTTTTCAGAGGTACTGAAAAGCTGTTgacaacactcctgcagtgcagcctgactatacagtcctgtaaaggctcagcatttaTATTCGATTCTCTTTTTTGccgcctttaccacagactcgaccttTAATCTTCTGTGAGTTTTGCTCGAGGCTCCGATGTCCCTTTGAAGtcgctctgcacctctgattcttGGAACTTCTTCCTATTTAGTTAATAGTCTgctcctttcaccaaaatgcattatcatacatttccaacaatgaattccatctgccaccttttagCCAATTTTTCCAATATGTCTCAGTCCTGTTGCAATTGCACTACCgacccctccacctgtctctgtatcatccgcaaactttaccacaaataCATACAttcaatcatctaaatcattgataaacaatcTGAAAgtcagcggtcccaatactgatccgtGCGGAACACCACcggacactggcagccaaccagaaaaggccccttttattcccactcgctgtcggCTGCCTGTCAGCAATTCCGCTACAcataccagtatctttcctgtgacgCCATAGATTTTTATCTGGTTAAGCAGACTCCTGTGcggcagcttatcaaatgccttctgaaaatccaagtaaatggcatccactgactcctttgtccaccctgcttcttacttccaggatgaattccaacagaaaccatgctaacttatattgtcattagtctccaagtccaTCGAAACCTCAAACTTAATAAGAGACTCCAACTCTTTCCCAGTCGCTGAGgtttggctaactggcctataatttcccttcttttgtcttcctcccttcttaaagagtagagtgacaatagcaatcttccagtcctccgggaccatgccagaatcaagtgattcttcaaagatcatgaccaatccaTCCGTCATCCCTTCAGCGACCTCTCTCAGATCTCTGGgacgtagtccatctggcccaggtgactttgcACCTTAAGAGTTGCCGAgatgtttttcttttgtaatagcaatggcactcactcctactgCCTGTCACTCGCAGACCACTTCATGCTGCTAGCGTCTGGAACAGTGAAGATATATGCAGAGTGCACATTCTCCAGTGTTCCAGCATggactctcacctctcttttaatctttatataactgaaaaaagtgtttattatcctgctttatattattggcttttctgctctcatatttcatcttttcctgcctctgtaattcgctttattccattgcgatactgatactgtAAGTTatgcctctccctctcaatctgTATTATGAATTcactcatattatgatcactatctcttaatggttcttttacattaagctccctcatCAGATCAGggctattacacaacacccaatcaaagACGTcgtctcaagcacaagctgctctgaaacccTATCTCGTGGGAATtcaataaattccctctcttgcaatctgattCCTGACGTTTGTTTGATTTTCTTATTCCCCGTGCACATTGAAGTCCTTCATTACAACTGCGTCATTGGCTTTAACACATGCCTTTTCCAACTCaactttgcaatctcaaccccacacatTCGCTATTTTCAGGCCAATATAGGATCCCCATAAAGCTTTTTTTTGAACTCTTACAGTTTCCTACCTCCACGCACAAAGCTTCAACATTCtctaaccctatgtcacctctttctgcagATGTGATTCCACCTCGAACCAGCACAGCCACATCACcaacgcctatgccttcctgcctgtcctttcgataagacgtAAATCTTCtaacgttaagctcccagctatggtcttctttcagccacgactcagtgatgcccacgacatcataccgaccaatctctaattgcaccaaaagttcgtccaccttattctgaatgttgAGTGCATTTAAATATAATGCGTTTAGTCCTGCATCTCCACCCTTTTGAATGTTGTCgatgtggtacaatttaacagtTTGCTCCGTCTGTATTTgaacccagtcattggcttgtccacCCTAACATTCATGTtaaacccatcatctacttgtaaaactgctggttcatccacagctttatcATCCTAGTTCCAGTCCCCCTGCCATTTCAGGTTAAAACACCTAACAGCCCCAGTAAATCTGCCCGTAAGAATATTGATCCTTATCGGATTAACGTGCAACCCgtgccttttgtacaggtcctacctacCCCGGAagtggtcccaattatccagaaaactgaattcctgccccctgctccaaatgctctgccacacatttctctgccacctcattctattcctattgccACTGTcgggtggcacaggcagcaatcctgagatcgctACTTTTGAGTTcctgctcctcagcttttttcctaaccccctgtgttctgttttccagacctcctcccttttctcttcCCTACGTTGTTGTTACCAATGTTTgtcacaacttctggctgctcagccTCCCTTCTCAAGATATTGTGGACGCGTCCAGAAACATTTCGGAcaatggcacctgagaggcaaagtACCAtcggtgtccacagaatcgcctgcctGTCCTCCTGACTTTACAGTTCCCCATTaccactgccatcctcttcagcttCCTGCTCTTCCGCACATCATCGGGGAATTGCCTGGGTTCATGTACCAGCTCCTCGGAGAATTAGAGACTGTAGACCAGTGCGGGGTGTGTCACATCGTGACAAGCTCAGCCTGGAAAAGGAAACTGAAATTATGTTCCTTTTCTGTGGCTCAGTACTGACAGTTTAATCCTAAAGGAGTGTCAAGAACATGGGTTCCATTGTGAGAGAAGTAAAAGTCAGTAGAGCAATTAAATGCCCCCCTCACCCCACTGTTACCCTCTGCGGTGTTGCACAGTTCAGCAGAAGCTGAGCAGTGAAAGCAGTGAAACCAGCCGCTCCACacaacactctcctctccagaatcACGTGTGCACTTGTTGCTCGCTGGAACACCGGGGAATCTGCAAACTACCaacagaggggagagtggatacAGCGGATCTGAATCAGATCAGAAATGTTTCTGGGCCGTTGTTCAGTTTCAGACACTCTAATCTCTGATCTCCGAATTTCACCCAAACAATGTCTTTCACAAGAAtttttttatttaaagaaaatatgTTGCATGCTCCATGTTCATCAGGTCAGGCATTGACAACCTATTTCTGTCTGTCCTAAGATGTTCGAAGGAAACACATGGAGACTCTGCggacacaaactgaaacactgagagtgaacacgatcctgatgagggagaaggtgaaggttttccagctggttgatcgatacgctgagctcacggtcatttctactgttcgagatcggacactggtggaacatgagctccTGACAAGAGGCAGAGAacacgaggagtggagagaaaaaggTCTCCGTGGTAAGCTAgaaaaaatccggactgatcagttATTCAAGAGGAGTTTTGTTCAGAAATTGAAAAGATCTATCTTTAGAAACAAATCAGGGATGTccgcagcagtggccggagtcccagggatcgggaaaacaacaatggtacaaaagattgtttacgacTGGGCCGAGAGGAAgatataccaacaattccagtttgtcttcagtttcaaattccgggatttaaacaccattaactgcagaataaacctgaaggaactgattctggatcagtatccttactttgggaatatcctgagagaggtctggaagaacccagagggatcgctgtttatatttgatggtttggatgaattcaagtacagaatcgattttgctgacagtcggagagatacagaacccaagcaccagtgtccagatcccgagtggtggtgcgaagtgtctgacattgtgtacagtttaatccagggcaagctgctcccagggtgttcagtgctggtgaccacccgccccactgcgttacatttattggaaaaggccgatatcagtgtctgggctgaaatcctgggatttgttggtgaggaacggaaggaatattttatcaggtattttgaagatcagacggtggccgAAGCtgttttcaattatgtgaaggagaatgagatcctgtacaccatgagctacaacccctcctactgctggatcctcgctctggcactgggccccttcttcacacaaagagtcagggacccacagcgagttcccaagaccatcacccaactgtactcctactatatttacaacatcctgaaaaaccatggtcgtgagattgagaacccccgtgatgtgttactcagggttggtcagatggccttcagaggagtgtccgagaggaagattgtgtttacagatggagatttgagcaagtacaatctgcagccttcccagttcctgtctgggttcctgatggagcttttggagagagaggattctgcccaaaGCGTGGtctacacattcccacacctcaccatccaagagtttgtagctgcagtcgcacaattcctgaatccacattccggggatatcctgaaattcctcactgaagcccacaacacaacagatgggcgatttgaggtatttctccgttttgttgctggtctctcctccccaatgacagctcggggcctggaggagtttctgggtccatttcctcatcaaacaacctgccgggtgattgactgggtgacggaggaggttaaacgccagagtggaaacacttggagtgaagctgataaaaggagcctcctgaacacattgcactacctgtttgagtctcagaatcgtggactggctcaggccgctctgggatctgtggaaaaacTTTCATtccgtggaatgacactgaccccgatggactgcgcggtcctgtctcatgtcatcggactctgtgatgcaataaaacacctcgacctgcaggactgccacattcagtgtgaaggaatccagcagctgggacccgggctgcacaagtgccaggagttgaggtaacttggtTTGTCTTTCACTCCgaactgtgaaactgttccattatgttgtttcaatgtaaagggatttcggtaaatttgtagtaaatcagattgtgaagaattgtgacaaatgcccaggggatcagtcagtaattccccaaggacgggaGGGTTATGTGGatccttgtgaagggatgttggagacttcatcagatcagtgaacaatgaccattggtttaatggtagtaaatcacaggaatgaccgtgtttctcgctgcctgtgacacgtcccttgacaatgttccttctcactgttactgacacccagaccaacactgactgcagcaggtgggtcagagattcacacccccttcccgttgagggacaagagaccgtcagcagactgtcccagtgagaaggaaagaaataccattgtgagattgtcctcccctgcccttccccgtgtgtgacttTGCTCACTTCCAGATACGCAAAGAGCGAGGGCGCATCTTCTCTGGGCCTCTGTTCAGACACAACACACACGTACAAAAAATTGTCTGCGTCCTCTCGTCTTGTAGGATTATCGTTTACACTTggaatcctcctgtgggacctctcatTCCAATCTCCCTTCCATTCTTTGGAATATAGccaccatccccattcctcctgtgggctctctatTACTCTTTCCTCATCCACCTGTGGGATGTCTTTTCCAAACCCCCCACccttcctgtgagatctctcctccccattcctcttcctcctgtgagatctctcttccctatccccttcctTCTATGCATTTCTCTTTCCCATCCCTTCCTGCtgttggaactctcttccccataccctttcctcctgtgggatctctcctccccatcccccatccacctgtgggatctctcttccccatcccccttcctcctgtgggatctcctcaccccatcccccatccacctgtgggatctctcttccccatctccctttcctcctgtgggatctctcttccccatcccccatccacctgtgggatctctcttccccatctccctttcacctctgagatcactcttccccatcccccttccttctatggatttctcttcccca
Coding sequences within it:
- the LOC132388209 gene encoding uncharacterized protein LOC132388209: MDTDLNSAISAFLSNCDDHQLFWLTRFYMERLEQAIEEGVEGVSFMLMGEDHFTGQEYHSVTELAKKGNRAGASKLLLDLVMERGSGARKVMWESFVKLHHHLPKLSRILNEIRERGDGQFAYMETERDFSEVPKHLKDVRRKHMETLRTQTETLRVNTILMREKVKVFQLVDRYAELTVISTVRDRTLVEHELLTRGREHEEWREKGLREIEKIYL
- the LOC132388210 gene encoding NACHT, LRR and PYD domains-containing protein 3-like produces the protein MSAAVAGVPGIGKTTMVQKIVYDWAERKIYQQFQFVFSFKFRDLNTINCRINLKELILDQYPYFGNILREVWKNPEGSLFIFDGLDEFKYRIDFADSRRDTEPKHQCPDPEWWCEVSDIVYSLIQGKLLPGCSVLVTTRPTALHLLEKADISVWAEILGFVGEERKEYFIRYFEDQTVAEAVFNYVKENEILYTMSYNPSYCWILALALGPFFTQRVRDPQRVPKTITQLYSYYIYNILKNHGREIENPRDVLLRVGQMAFRGVSERKIVFTDGDLSKYNLQPSQFLSGFLMELLEREDSAQSVVYTFPHLTIQEFVAAVAQFLNPHSGDILKFLTEAHNTTDGRFEVFLRFVAGLSSPMTARGLEEFLGPFPHQTTCRVIDWVTEEVKRQSGNTWSEADKRSLLNTLHYLFESQNRGLAQAALGSVEKLSFRGMTLTPMDCAVLSHVIGLCDAIKHLDLQDCHIQCEGIQQLGPGLHKCQELRFGRNDLGDSGVKLVSAALRNPECKIQILWLGDVGLTDSGAEDLVSALSTKPSLTGLNLRSNSLTDRSVPSLRRLIQTLPSLEWIWLWDNPFSETGEKELRSRRGVRPGLRVDLNI